In a genomic window of Staphylococcus taiwanensis:
- a CDS encoding nucleoside hydrolase has translation MTKVYFNHDGGVDDLISLFLLLQMEDIELVGVSTIGADCYLEPSLSASCKIINRFSNEAIQVAPSYERGANPFPKEWRMHAFFMDALPILNESTMNQSSSASDVEAFQDIMNVLKKSDDKVTLLFTGPLTDLAKALKEESTITNKIDKLVWMGGTFLEKGNVEEPEHDGTAEWNAFWDPEAVKTVFDSDIDIEMVALESTNQVPLTTDIRQMWADERQYIGVDFLGVSYAAVPPLTHFVTNSTYFLWDVLTTAYVGRNDLVQSIQLNVDVESKGPSQGRTFIKENGRPIKVVNNVKHDAFFKYITDLAKKVN, from the coding sequence ATGACTAAAGTATATTTTAATCATGATGGTGGCGTGGACGATTTAATTTCATTATTTTTGTTATTACAAATGGAAGATATTGAATTAGTAGGAGTAAGTACAATTGGCGCAGATTGTTATCTTGAACCCTCACTTAGCGCATCGTGTAAAATAATTAATCGATTTTCTAACGAAGCGATTCAAGTCGCACCTTCATATGAACGTGGCGCAAATCCATTTCCAAAAGAATGGAGAATGCATGCTTTTTTCATGGATGCACTACCAATTTTAAATGAAAGTACAATGAATCAATCATCATCAGCAAGTGATGTAGAAGCATTTCAAGATATTATGAATGTGCTAAAAAAATCAGATGACAAAGTGACATTATTATTTACAGGACCACTTACAGATTTAGCTAAAGCACTAAAAGAAGAATCAACAATTACTAATAAAATAGATAAACTAGTGTGGATGGGTGGTACTTTTTTAGAAAAAGGTAATGTAGAAGAACCAGAGCATGATGGTACCGCTGAGTGGAACGCGTTCTGGGATCCAGAAGCAGTAAAAACAGTATTTGATAGCGACATTGACATTGAAATGGTAGCTTTAGAAAGTACAAATCAAGTTCCACTGACTACAGACATACGTCAAATGTGGGCAGATGAACGCCAGTATATCGGTGTGGATTTCTTAGGTGTAAGTTACGCGGCAGTTCCACCATTAACACATTTTGTAACGAACTCAACGTATTTTTTATGGGATGTATTAACAACAGCGTACGTAGGAAGAAACGATTTAGTGCAATCAATTCAATTAAATGTTGATGTCGAAAGCAAGGGACCAAGTCAAGGTCGTACGTTTATTAAAGAAAATGGTAGACCAATCAAAGTAGTTAATAACGTAAAGCATGATGCATTTTTCAAATACATTACTGATTTGGCAAAAAAAGTAAATTAA
- a CDS encoding ABC transporter substrate-binding protein, translating into MKKLILPLLALIIVLAACGNNGGSGKSDSKEETKSYKLDSGKTIKIPKDPKRIAVVAPTFAGGLHKLGANIVAVNNQVDQSPILKDKFKDTTKIGEADVEKVAKKKPDLIIVYSTDKNIKKYQKIAPTIVVDYGKHKYLEQQEMLGKIMGKEDEVKKWENKWKKQTEKDGKEIKKAIGKDSTVSILDEFDKKVYTYGDNWGRGGEVLYQAFGLKMSKGQEKLVKKAGWSEVSQEKVEDVAGDYIVSTGEGKSKPSYETTNIWKNLPAVKNHHVIEVKAETYWYNDPYTLDFMRKDLKDKLIKASK; encoded by the coding sequence ATGAAAAAGTTAATCTTACCTTTACTTGCTTTAATCATCGTTTTAGCTGCATGTGGTAATAATGGTGGTTCAGGTAAATCAGATTCTAAAGAAGAAACAAAATCATATAAATTAGATAGTGGTAAAACTATTAAAATACCGAAAGACCCTAAACGTATTGCAGTTGTTGCACCTACGTTTGCAGGTGGATTACATAAATTAGGCGCTAATATCGTTGCTGTTAATAACCAAGTTGACCAAAGTCCGATTTTAAAAGATAAATTTAAAGATACGACTAAAATTGGTGAAGCTGATGTAGAAAAAGTTGCTAAGAAAAAACCAGATTTAATTATCGTTTACTCAACTGATAAAAATATCAAAAAATACCAAAAGATTGCACCAACAATTGTAGTTGACTATGGTAAACATAAATACCTAGAACAACAAGAAATGTTAGGTAAAATTATGGGTAAAGAAGACGAAGTTAAAAAATGGGAAAACAAATGGAAAAAGCAAACTGAAAAAGATGGTAAAGAAATCAAAAAAGCTATCGGTAAAGATTCAACTGTTTCAATTTTAGATGAATTTGATAAAAAAGTTTACACTTATGGCGATAACTGGGGCCGTGGTGGCGAAGTATTATATCAAGCATTTGGTCTGAAAATGTCTAAAGGGCAAGAAAAATTAGTTAAAAAAGCAGGTTGGTCTGAAGTTAGCCAAGAAAAAGTTGAAGATGTAGCTGGAGATTATATTGTTTCAACTGGTGAGGGCAAATCGAAACCAAGTTATGAAACAACTAACATTTGGAAAAACTTACCAGCAGTTAAAAATCATCACGTAATTGAAGTTAAAGCTGAAACATATTGGTACAATGATCCATATACACTTGACTTCATGAGAAAAGATTTAAAAGATAAATTAATTAAAGCTAGCAAATAA
- the fdhD gene encoding formate dehydrogenase accessory sulfurtransferase FdhD, giving the protein MDKDVLQGQTILRYEDGELFETKDSYVTEFPLTIMVNGTEFATVICSPTHMEELVIGFLASEGAIYKKEEIQSLQIDDSKGFAHVELTKDLGDRFTYSSKRMIASCCGKSREFYFHNDAAIAKTSMSKITLSPKQVLNMMTGLQSASTLFKKTGGLHNAAISDGDAFFEHRQDIGRHNALDKLYGFCLERRIPVRNKVLIFSGRISSEILLKAAKIGVGVILSKSAPTTLAITLANDLNITAIGFIRDGNFNVYSHPERIKATDS; this is encoded by the coding sequence ATGGATAAAGATGTGTTACAAGGACAAACTATCCTTCGATATGAAGACGGAGAATTATTTGAAACAAAAGATAGTTATGTGACTGAATTTCCTTTAACAATCATGGTTAATGGTACTGAGTTCGCAACTGTCATTTGTAGTCCTACTCATATGGAAGAATTAGTTATTGGCTTTTTAGCATCCGAAGGGGCTATTTATAAAAAAGAAGAGATACAGTCTTTACAAATAGATGATAGTAAAGGGTTTGCTCATGTAGAATTAACAAAAGATTTAGGTGATCGTTTCACATACTCATCTAAACGTATGATTGCGTCTTGTTGTGGTAAGAGTCGAGAGTTTTACTTTCATAATGATGCGGCAATTGCTAAAACATCTATGTCTAAAATCACATTATCACCCAAACAAGTACTTAATATGATGACAGGACTTCAGAGTGCTAGCACTTTATTTAAAAAGACAGGTGGATTACATAATGCTGCTATTAGCGATGGTGATGCTTTTTTTGAACATCGTCAAGATATCGGTCGCCATAATGCCCTTGATAAACTCTATGGATTTTGCCTTGAGCGACGTATTCCTGTAAGAAACAAAGTGTTAATTTTCAGCGGTCGCATTTCTTCAGAAATTTTACTTAAAGCAGCTAAAATTGGCGTAGGCGTCATACTATCAAAATCAGCACCGACTACATTAGCCATCACATTAGCGAATGATTTAAATATTACAGCTATAGGTTTCATCAGAGATGGTAACTTCAATGTATATAGTCATCCAGAACGTATTAAAGCCACTGATTCATAA
- a CDS encoding Rrf2 family transcriptional regulator has translation MGQIKDINDLVNATFQVKKFFKDTKKKYNLNYEEIYILNYIARSKTNEITSKEIATYSEFKPYYLTKALQKLKDLQLLSKKRSIQDERIVIVYVTDEQREKINMLIDELEQYI, from the coding sequence ATGGGACAAATTAAAGACATTAATGATTTAGTTAACGCAACATTTCAAGTTAAGAAGTTCTTTAAAGACACTAAAAAGAAATATAATTTAAATTATGAAGAAATTTATATTTTGAATTATATTGCTAGAAGTAAAACAAATGAAATAACTTCAAAAGAAATTGCAACGTATTCAGAGTTCAAACCTTATTACTTAACTAAAGCATTACAGAAGTTAAAAGATTTACAATTATTATCTAAAAAGCGTAGCATACAAGATGAAAGAATAGTTATTGTTTATGTAACAGATGAACAACGTGAAAAAATTAATATGTTGATTGACGAATTAGAACAATATATTTAA
- a CDS encoding PH domain-containing protein, with protein sequence MFLDNVNPDDLFPTEKKGPSVLGMIEYNVQGQSEFEGAFIATSERLIMNVDMNGQFYYRNIPYNEVENIEYDGSDIIFTFNIGKVPMKQIQTKEVQPFVDFVASKINLDD encoded by the coding sequence ATGTTTCTTGATAATGTAAATCCAGATGATTTATTCCCAACAGAGAAAAAGGGACCATCAGTCTTGGGAATGATTGAATATAATGTACAAGGCCAAAGCGAGTTTGAAGGTGCTTTTATAGCTACTTCAGAACGATTAATTATGAATGTAGACATGAATGGACAATTTTATTATAGAAATATTCCTTATAATGAAGTAGAGAACATTGAATATGATGGTAGCGATATTATATTTACCTTTAATATCGGAAAAGTACCAATGAAACAAATTCAAACAAAAGAAGTACAGCCATTTGTAGATTTTGTGGCATCAAAAATAAATCTAGATGATTAA
- a CDS encoding helix-turn-helix transcriptional regulator, with amino-acid sequence MIDNFSVKLLKNIKISRQKESNIKLIYWLKGSGQVNLNLERFKMKDRDLLFVMLNDIYSIESEEEAVVVSIEIAFKDYLKYADDYIKSNGYKFASIERKQLEPFIIKLLEFESRKPFIPQIKDKLAKHLCVELGYVQRKHRTHYKLENALVDNVHEYIIEHHHQKISRQHLANALNMSAKELSEIIKYHTPYHNITQYINDVRLKLALIDIVMSNDLIQDIAFKHGFNHLPHFIALFSRKYGTTPGQIRNKKQPMQYNTFELPFDEAAQLLIAEAKSKYY; translated from the coding sequence ATGATTGATAACTTTTCGGTAAAACTTTTAAAAAATATAAAGATAAGTAGGCAAAAGGAATCGAATATAAAATTAATCTATTGGTTAAAAGGTTCAGGTCAAGTTAATTTGAATTTAGAAAGATTTAAAATGAAAGATAGAGATTTATTATTCGTTATGCTAAATGACATATATTCAATTGAAAGCGAAGAAGAAGCGGTTGTCGTGAGTATTGAAATAGCATTTAAAGACTACTTAAAATATGCAGATGATTATATAAAATCTAATGGTTATAAATTTGCATCAATTGAGCGGAAACAATTAGAACCGTTTATTATCAAATTACTTGAATTTGAAAGTCGAAAACCATTTATACCACAAATTAAAGATAAATTAGCAAAACATCTATGTGTAGAATTGGGATATGTTCAAAGAAAGCATCGAACACACTATAAATTAGAAAATGCTTTAGTTGATAATGTGCATGAGTATATTATTGAACATCATCATCAGAAAATAAGCCGACAACATTTAGCTAACGCTTTAAATATGTCTGCTAAAGAGTTGAGTGAAATCATTAAATACCATACACCATATCATAATATAACCCAATACATAAATGATGTCAGATTAAAGTTGGCTTTAATAGATATAGTAATGAGTAATGACTTAATTCAAGATATTGCTTTTAAGCACGGTTTTAATCATTTACCGCATTTTATTGCATTATTTAGTAGGAAATATGGCACCACCCCTGGTCAAATAAGAAATAAGAAACAACCGATGCAATATAATACGTTTGAATTGCCATTTGATGAAGCGGCACAATTATTGATTGCTGAAGCTAAAAGTAAATATTATTAG
- a CDS encoding GNAT family N-acetyltransferase → MILVRISIDHIAQDGDKYLEDRQKIIYLTPSEPLKYDTNKWVYKEVPTIKEWYKDMDSQFELHQQQQSNHLAFSFPENEQLDATWLECIKKEGFELGILEFYIIEGKQLAQLASRDDIVIQIVDNSNKEDYLNIFYSFALPYGKPFALDSVNHLRRQIQNNEDSTLRLIAYLNEQPVGSVNIIETEETVEIDSFGVLESHQRQGIGSTLQAYIGQLAGERPVILVADGEDTAREMYVKQGYTYQSFIYHIVKENIR, encoded by the coding sequence ATGATATTGGTGCGTATCTCAATTGATCATATTGCACAAGATGGAGACAAATATTTAGAAGATCGTCAAAAGATTATTTATCTGACACCCTCAGAACCATTAAAATACGATACTAACAAATGGGTCTATAAAGAAGTTCCAACCATTAAAGAGTGGTATAAAGATATGGATTCACAATTTGAACTACATCAACAACAGCAATCTAATCATTTAGCATTTTCTTTCCCTGAAAATGAACAACTAGATGCGACATGGTTAGAATGTATAAAAAAAGAGGGATTTGAGCTTGGCATCTTAGAATTCTATATAATAGAAGGAAAGCAACTTGCTCAGTTGGCTAGTAGAGATGATATAGTCATTCAAATCGTTGATAATAGTAACAAGGAAGATTATTTGAATATTTTTTATTCATTCGCTTTACCTTATGGCAAACCATTTGCTTTAGATAGTGTTAATCATTTGAGAAGACAAATACAAAATAATGAAGATAGCACATTGAGATTAATCGCATATTTAAATGAACAGCCAGTGGGATCTGTTAACATTATTGAGACTGAAGAAACAGTTGAAATTGATAGTTTTGGCGTTTTGGAAAGTCACCAACGACAAGGTATTGGCTCAACATTACAGGCCTATATAGGTCAATTAGCGGGAGAACGTCCAGTTATACTTGTCGCAGATGGAGAAGATACTGCTAGAGAAATGTATGTAAAGCAAGGATATACGTATCAAAGCTTTATTTATCATATTGTAAAAGAGAATATTAGATAA
- a CDS encoding acyl-CoA/acyl-ACP dehydrogenase: protein MESFLINTDIQRKWIAKFKTIEETFKSRAEYNDLHSSFPFKNIEWLVEEGYSLLTLPVEYGGEGGTIEDMVVLQSYLGAIDGATALSIGWHLSVVGQLYEQNMWDQALLDDFAKEIKNGALVNRAVSEADTGSPTRGGRPATHATKIDNGYVLNGVKTFTSMSKALTHYIVAAYVDEIESVGFFLVPREYKGVEIADNWNMVGMRATESHDLVLNDVVVPFEYFVEGRRKPQPNGWILHIPSTYLGIAQAARDYAIEFAKNHAPNSIDGTIANLPTVQQNVGKMESLLLSARHFLWSTAKGYQTLDKNPNVWNETSASKVLVMNQGLEVIDLAMRIVGAKSLEMERPLQRYYRDMRAGLHNPPMEDAAYTNIAKSVLGLF, encoded by the coding sequence ATGGAATCATTTTTAATAAATACTGATATTCAAAGAAAATGGATTGCTAAATTTAAAACAATTGAAGAAACATTTAAAAGTAGAGCGGAATATAATGACTTGCATTCAAGTTTTCCTTTTAAAAATATAGAATGGCTCGTTGAAGAAGGGTACAGTTTATTAACGCTACCAGTTGAATATGGTGGAGAAGGTGGCACGATAGAAGATATGGTTGTGCTACAAAGTTATTTAGGTGCCATTGACGGAGCTACTGCTTTGTCTATAGGCTGGCACTTAAGTGTAGTTGGACAGTTGTACGAGCAAAATATGTGGGATCAAGCTTTACTTGACGATTTTGCGAAAGAAATAAAAAACGGGGCATTAGTGAATAGAGCTGTAAGTGAAGCGGATACCGGAAGCCCAACACGCGGAGGAAGACCAGCGACACATGCTACCAAAATAGACAATGGTTATGTTCTAAATGGTGTCAAAACGTTTACATCTATGAGTAAAGCACTAACGCATTATATCGTTGCTGCTTATGTTGATGAAATTGAATCAGTTGGATTCTTCCTTGTACCTAGAGAGTATAAAGGTGTGGAAATTGCTGACAATTGGAATATGGTAGGTATGCGAGCAACAGAAAGTCATGACCTAGTCTTAAATGATGTCGTTGTACCATTTGAATATTTTGTAGAAGGAAGAAGAAAACCCCAACCTAATGGATGGATATTACACATTCCAAGTACTTATTTAGGAATAGCACAAGCTGCAAGAGATTACGCAATTGAATTTGCGAAAAATCACGCACCAAACAGTATTGATGGTACGATAGCTAATTTACCTACTGTTCAGCAAAATGTAGGGAAAATGGAATCATTGTTATTATCAGCACGTCATTTCTTATGGAGTACTGCGAAAGGATATCAAACATTAGATAAAAATCCGAATGTATGGAATGAAACGTCAGCAAGTAAAGTATTAGTGATGAATCAAGGCTTGGAAGTAATTGATCTCGCAATGAGAATCGTTGGTGCTAAAAGTTTGGAAATGGAACGTCCATTGCAGCGATACTACCGCGATATGCGTGCTGGATTGCATAATCCACCAATGGAAGATGCAGCCTATACAAATATTGCGAAATCAGTTTTAGGTTTATTTTAA
- a CDS encoding biotin transporter BioY, producing MNTRNLVYTALMTAIICVLGLVPGIPLPIMPVPIVLQNIGIFLAGIILGKKYGALSVIVFLLLAATGLPVLSGGRGGIGVFAGPSAGFLFLYPVVAFLIGMIRDRYFGKINFAILFVATLVFGVLLLDIVGTIIMGFIIHIHVTKAILLSFTFMPGDIIKAIVASLIGATILNHSRFKNLIQ from the coding sequence ATGAATACAAGAAATTTAGTATACACAGCGTTAATGACAGCAATTATTTGTGTTTTAGGTTTAGTGCCAGGAATTCCATTACCAATTATGCCAGTACCTATCGTATTACAAAATATTGGTATCTTTTTAGCAGGAATCATTCTTGGTAAAAAATATGGCGCATTAAGTGTCATTGTTTTCTTATTATTAGCAGCAACAGGCTTACCAGTTTTATCTGGAGGACGTGGAGGAATCGGTGTATTTGCAGGTCCATCAGCAGGGTTCTTATTCTTATATCCAGTTGTTGCATTTTTAATTGGAATGATTAGGGATCGTTACTTTGGTAAAATTAATTTCGCTATATTATTTGTAGCGACATTAGTATTTGGCGTTTTACTCTTAGATATTGTTGGAACGATTATTATGGGCTTCATTATACATATACATGTAACCAAAGCGATTCTGTTATCATTCACATTTATGCCAGGAGATATTATTAAAGCAATTGTAGCTAGTCTCATTGGTGCTACAATATTGAACCATTCTCGCTTTAAAAATCTGATACAATAA
- the modA gene encoding molybdate ABC transporter substrate-binding protein, translating to MNIKHFLAVIAALVIILAGCSNSGNSDSGKKSSDSSSKDGDKKQELQISAAASLGDVSKALEKEFKKDHKNVKVTFNYGGSGALRQQIEKGAPNDVFMSANTKDVDMMKKKDKAHDTYKYAHNKLVLVGDKNSDSSSVKDLKDNQKLAIGEVKTVPAGKYAKQYLEDQGLYNGVKDKLVYAKDVKQVLNYVEKGNAAMGFVYKTDLYTNNKKTDKVNEIKEVKLKKPITYEAGATSDKKVAKEWMDFLKSDKAKDILKEYHFEV from the coding sequence ATGAATATTAAACATTTCTTGGCAGTTATTGCTGCATTAGTTATTATTCTTGCTGGATGTTCTAATTCAGGTAATAGTGACAGCGGAAAAAAATCATCTGATTCAAGTAGTAAAGATGGGGACAAAAAACAAGAACTACAAATTTCAGCAGCAGCAAGTTTAGGTGACGTAAGTAAAGCATTAGAAAAAGAATTTAAAAAAGACCATAAAAACGTTAAAGTTACATTTAATTATGGTGGTTCTGGAGCCTTAAGACAACAAATCGAAAAAGGTGCACCAAATGACGTATTTATGTCTGCAAATACTAAAGACGTAGATATGATGAAAAAGAAAGACAAAGCACATGATACATACAAATATGCGCACAACAAACTTGTCTTAGTTGGAGATAAAAATAGCGACAGTTCTTCAGTTAAAGATTTAAAAGATAATCAAAAATTAGCAATTGGTGAAGTGAAAACTGTACCAGCTGGTAAATACGCTAAACAATATCTTGAAGATCAAGGTTTATATAACGGTGTGAAAGATAAATTAGTTTATGCAAAAGACGTTAAACAAGTATTAAATTATGTTGAAAAAGGCAATGCTGCAATGGGCTTTGTTTACAAAACAGATTTATACACTAACAACAAAAAAACAGACAAAGTAAATGAAATTAAAGAAGTAAAACTTAAAAAACCAATCACATATGAAGCAGGAGCTACTTCTGACAAGAAAGTTGCTAAAGAGTGGATGGACTTCTTAAAATCAGATAAAGCTAAAGATATCTTAAAAGAATATCATTTCGAAGTATAG